The proteins below are encoded in one region of Cohaesibacter intestini:
- a CDS encoding AraC family transcriptional regulator, with amino-acid sequence MENGHKYLLRTDSFPPCNHPSGESGNLNYSRSLGTDGNWIGCGFIAQVHSDGNYYNIKFPYFSLVYVASGTGSYIDQDGNVFPLSAGSVFMRLPGMVHSSTVDDVAKWREYYLDCDQALYEQLIRQGLLSAKLPVLQQSPSDRLMGRLEDMLSSLKHGVESDLAEIQIHFLSLLVSLTRPQEAGSKESQMHRRITQACEDFDQIYAGRLDLRAYCMDKGWSYEHFRKVFKQHTGIAPRDYLIRRRMDHACRQLRSSSLRISQIADQLGYASQYEFSNQFHRHFGVYPKHFRNGH; translated from the coding sequence ATGGAAAATGGTCATAAATATCTGCTGCGCACCGACAGCTTTCCACCCTGCAATCATCCGTCGGGGGAAAGCGGCAACCTGAATTACTCCCGCAGTCTGGGCACAGATGGCAACTGGATCGGCTGCGGCTTCATTGCGCAGGTTCATTCGGACGGCAATTATTACAATATCAAGTTCCCCTATTTCTCCCTCGTTTATGTGGCCTCCGGCACGGGCAGTTATATCGATCAGGATGGCAATGTCTTTCCATTGTCGGCAGGGTCGGTGTTCATGCGTCTTCCCGGTATGGTCCATTCCAGCACGGTCGATGATGTCGCCAAATGGCGCGAATATTATCTCGACTGCGATCAGGCTCTCTATGAGCAACTGATACGGCAGGGACTGTTGTCCGCCAAGCTACCAGTGTTGCAACAATCCCCTTCTGATCGCCTGATGGGGCGGCTGGAAGACATGCTTTCGAGCCTCAAGCATGGGGTGGAGAGCGATCTGGCAGAGATCCAGATTCACTTCCTGTCCTTGCTGGTTTCCCTTACCCGGCCACAAGAAGCTGGCAGCAAGGAAAGCCAGATGCACAGGCGGATCACCCAAGCCTGTGAGGATTTTGACCAGATCTATGCTGGTCGGCTCGATCTCAGGGCCTATTGCATGGACAAGGGCTGGTCCTATGAGCATTTCCGCAAGGTTTTCAAACAGCATACGGGCATTGCACCGCGAGACTATCTGATCCGACGACGGATGGATCATGCCTGCCGCCAGTTGCGTTCAAGCTCCTTGCGGATCTCCCAGATTGCCGACCAGTTGGGCTATGCTTCGCAATATGAGTTTTCAAACCAGTTTCACCGTCATTTCGGGGTCTATCCGAAGCATTTTCGCAATGGGCATTAG
- a CDS encoding EF-hand domain-containing protein: protein MKNASKIALAVALMTGLSATTLVSADPASARGWGNDYGQKGHHGWHKKGMRGGMKGPMQLFKEFDTDSDRALTKEELDAGLTKKIKDNDANGDGAVDLEEFKAEWMRMTQDRMVRAFQRMDRDGSGKVTLEEISEPAGFMFERMDRNDDGKIDKSDRRGGKWGRSMQKQPAPQDAPKS from the coding sequence ATGAAAAACGCATCGAAAATCGCTTTGGCTGTTGCCCTGATGACTGGCCTGTCTGCAACCACTCTGGTTTCCGCCGATCCGGCTTCCGCCCGGGGATGGGGCAATGACTATGGCCAAAAAGGCCATCACGGCTGGCACAAGAAAGGCATGCGCGGCGGCATGAAAGGTCCCATGCAGCTGTTCAAGGAGTTTGATACCGACAGCGACCGCGCCCTGACCAAGGAAGAGCTGGATGCCGGCCTGACCAAAAAGATCAAGGACAATGACGCCAACGGCGACGGTGCCGTTGATCTTGAGGAATTCAAGGCTGAATGGATGCGCATGACGCAGGATCGTATGGTGCGGGCTTTCCAGCGCATGGATCGCGACGGCAGCGGCAAGGTGACCCTTGAAGAAATCAGCGAACCGGCGGGCTTTATGTTCGAGCGCATGGACCGCAATGATGACGGCAAAATCGACAAATCCGACCGCCGCGGCGGCAAATGGGGCCGCTCCATGCAGAAGCAGCCAGCCCCGCAAGACGCGCCAAAATCCTGA